A section of the Pseudomonas fluorescens genome encodes:
- the tauB gene encoding taurine ABC transporter ATP-binding subunit: MALLQLERISAQYPGATTPVLADISLNLGPRQLLVALGPSGSGKTSLLNLIAGFVEPSAGRITLDGVPVKGPSAERGVVFQDDALLPWQDVLANVGFGLELAGVPKVQRHIRAREMLALVDLAGFDSRRIWQLSGGQKQRVGLARALAADPRVLLMDEPFGALDAFTREQMQELLLQVWRRTAKPVFLITHDIEEAVFLATDLILLAPNPGQIVERLSLDFGQRYAAGESARAIKSDPRFIETREHVLGKVFSQRQVSP, encoded by the coding sequence ATGGCCTTGCTACAGCTGGAGCGCATCAGCGCACAGTACCCAGGCGCGACCACGCCCGTGCTGGCGGATATTTCCTTGAACCTTGGGCCCCGGCAATTGCTGGTGGCCCTCGGCCCTTCCGGCAGTGGCAAGACTTCGCTGTTGAACCTGATTGCCGGCTTCGTCGAACCCAGCGCCGGGCGCATTACCCTCGATGGCGTCCCCGTCAAAGGCCCGAGTGCCGAACGTGGCGTGGTGTTCCAGGACGACGCCCTGTTGCCCTGGCAGGATGTACTGGCCAATGTCGGCTTCGGCCTGGAGCTGGCCGGTGTGCCCAAGGTCCAGCGGCACATCCGCGCGCGTGAAATGCTCGCGCTGGTGGACCTGGCCGGCTTTGACAGCCGGCGCATCTGGCAGCTCTCCGGTGGGCAGAAACAACGCGTGGGCCTGGCCCGCGCCCTCGCAGCCGACCCACGGGTGCTGCTGATGGACGAACCCTTCGGCGCCCTCGACGCCTTTACCCGTGAACAGATGCAGGAGTTGCTGCTGCAAGTCTGGCGGCGCACGGCCAAGCCGGTGTTCCTGATCACCCACGACATCGAAGAAGCCGTGTTCCTCGCCACCGACCTGATTCTGCTGGCCCCCAACCCAGGGCAAATTGTCGAGCGCCTGAGCCTGGATTTCGGCCAGCGGTACGCCGCCGGCGAGTCGGCCCGCGCGATCAAATCCGACCCTCGGTTTATCGAAACCCGCGAACACGTGCTGGGCAAAGTGTTCTCGCAACGGCAGGTGTCCCCATGA
- the tauA gene encoding taurine ABC transporter substrate-binding protein → MKLPAPFRLLAALSLAGASLFAHAADVTIAYQTTVDPAKVAQADGAYEKATNASIDWRKFDNGADIIAAIASGDVQIGYLGSSPLTAAITRKVPVQTFLVATQIGGAEALVARNGSGINSPQDLIGKKIAVPFVSTGHYSLLAALKHWNIDPAKVTVLNLAPPAIIAAWKRGDIDATYVWDPALGVAKENGKVLITSGELAKFGAPTFDAWIVRKDFAEKHPQIVSAFAKVTLDAYAQYRKDPQAWLADKGNVDKLVKLSGAKASDIPLLLQGNVYPLAADQVILLGAPTTKAVTDTAAFLKEQGKVEAVLPDYAPYVSAKFITN, encoded by the coding sequence ATGAAACTGCCTGCCCCCTTTCGCCTCCTGGCGGCCCTGTCCCTGGCCGGCGCCAGCCTGTTTGCCCACGCGGCCGACGTGACCATCGCCTATCAGACCACCGTTGACCCGGCCAAAGTCGCCCAGGCCGACGGCGCTTATGAAAAAGCCACCAACGCCAGCATCGACTGGCGCAAATTCGACAATGGCGCCGATATTATCGCCGCCATCGCCTCCGGCGACGTGCAGATCGGCTACCTCGGTTCCAGCCCGCTGACCGCAGCCATCACCCGCAAAGTGCCGGTGCAGACCTTTCTCGTCGCCACCCAGATCGGTGGCGCCGAAGCCCTGGTGGCGCGCAACGGTTCCGGGATCAACAGCCCGCAGGACCTGATCGGCAAGAAAATCGCCGTGCCGTTCGTTTCCACCGGCCACTACAGCCTGTTGGCCGCGCTCAAACACTGGAATATCGACCCGGCAAAAGTCACCGTACTCAACCTCGCCCCGCCGGCCATCATCGCGGCCTGGAAGCGCGGCGATATCGACGCCACTTACGTCTGGGACCCGGCCCTGGGTGTCGCCAAGGAAAACGGCAAAGTGCTGATCACCTCCGGCGAGCTGGCCAAATTCGGCGCACCGACCTTCGATGCCTGGATCGTGCGTAAGGACTTTGCCGAAAAGCACCCGCAAATCGTCAGTGCCTTTGCCAAAGTCACCCTCGATGCCTACGCCCAATACCGCAAAGACCCACAAGCCTGGCTGGCGGACAAAGGCAACGTCGACAAACTGGTGAAACTCTCCGGCGCCAAGGCCAGCGACATCCCACTGCTGCTGCAAGGCAACGTCTACCCACTGGCCGCCGACCAGGTGATCCTGCTCGGAGCCCCGACCACCAAGGCCGTGACCGACACTGCCGCGTTCCTCAAGGAACAAGGCAAAGTCGAGGCCGTGCTACCCGACTACGCCCCTTACGTCAGCGCCAAGTTCATCACTAATTGA
- the gshA gene encoding glutamate--cysteine ligase, with product MSELLNRRLALLGKREHLSLLEHCLHGIERECLRVTGEGRLAQTPHPEALGAALTHESITTDYSESLLEFITPALPNPADTLHSLDKIHRFAYSKLGNEYLWSPSMPCPLPAEEDIPIAYYGTSNIGQLKYVYRKGLALRYGKTMQCIAGIHYNFSLPEELWPLLKQTEGFVGTDRDYQSTAYIALIRNFRRYSWLLMYLFGASPALDAGFLRGRSHQLEQFDADTLYLPYATSLRMSDLGYQSNAQAGLTPCYNDLASYTDSLREAVATPYAPYVAVGTHKDGEWVQLNTNILQIENEYYSNIRPKRVTYTGERPIQALMARGIQYIEVRCLDINPFLPMGIDLPESRFLDAFLLYCALNDSPLFENSECGNATSNFLSVVKEGRRPGLQLQRRGQSVEMKEWATELLEKIAPLAALLDQSQGISEHSQALDAQLAKIQDTSLTPSAQVLAAMQARKESFAQFSLRQSEVHAEYFRREPLPAQEQAHFEELARTSLAQQAELEQNEVGDFDVFVGAYQASILAISN from the coding sequence TTGAGCGAACTTCTCAACCGCCGCCTGGCTCTGCTCGGCAAGCGCGAACACCTCTCTTTGCTTGAGCACTGCCTGCACGGCATCGAGCGTGAATGCCTGCGTGTCACCGGCGAAGGCCGCCTGGCCCAAACGCCGCATCCAGAGGCCCTGGGCGCTGCATTGACCCACGAATCGATCACCACCGACTATTCCGAGTCGCTGCTGGAGTTCATCACGCCGGCGCTGCCCAACCCGGCAGATACCCTGCACAGCCTCGACAAAATTCACCGCTTTGCCTACAGCAAGCTCGGCAACGAGTACCTGTGGAGCCCATCGATGCCGTGCCCATTGCCGGCCGAGGAAGATATTCCGATTGCCTACTACGGCACCTCCAACATCGGGCAGCTCAAGTACGTGTACCGCAAGGGCCTGGCCCTGCGCTACGGCAAGACCATGCAGTGCATCGCCGGCATCCACTACAACTTCTCCCTGCCGGAAGAGCTGTGGCCGCTGCTCAAGCAAACGGAAGGCTTCGTGGGAACCGACCGGGATTACCAGTCCACGGCCTATATCGCCCTGATCCGTAACTTCCGCCGCTACAGCTGGCTGCTGATGTACCTGTTCGGCGCCTCGCCGGCCCTGGATGCGGGCTTCCTGCGCGGGCGTTCCCATCAGCTTGAACAGTTCGATGCCGACACCCTGTACCTGCCGTATGCCACCAGCCTGCGCATGAGCGACCTGGGTTACCAAAGCAACGCCCAGGCCGGCCTGACCCCTTGCTACAACGATCTGGCCAGCTACACCGACAGCCTGCGCGAAGCGGTGGCAACGCCCTACGCGCCTTACGTCGCAGTCGGCACCCATAAGGACGGGGAGTGGGTACAGCTCAACACCAACATCCTGCAGATCGAGAACGAGTACTACTCCAACATCCGCCCCAAGCGTGTGACCTACACCGGTGAGCGGCCGATCCAGGCGCTGATGGCCCGTGGCATCCAGTACATCGAAGTGCGCTGCCTGGACATCAACCCGTTCCTGCCGATGGGCATCGACCTGCCGGAATCGCGCTTCCTCGACGCGTTCCTGCTGTACTGCGCGCTGAACGATAGCCCGCTGTTTGAAAACAGCGAGTGTGGCAATGCCACGTCGAACTTCCTCAGTGTGGTCAAGGAAGGCCGGCGCCCGGGCCTGCAATTGCAACGCCGCGGCCAGTCGGTGGAAATGAAGGAATGGGCCACCGAACTGCTGGAGAAAATCGCCCCGCTGGCCGCACTGCTGGACCAGAGCCAGGGCATCAGCGAACACAGCCAGGCGCTGGACGCCCAGTTGGCGAAGATCCAGGACACGTCCCTGACCCCGTCGGCCCAGGTGTTGGCGGCGATGCAGGCGCGCAAGGAAAGCTTTGCGCAGTTCTCCCTGCGCCAGAGCGAAGTGCATGCCGAGTACTTCCGACGCGAGCCGTTACCCGCGCAAGAGCAGGCGCACTTTGAAGAGCTGGCCCGTACGTCGCTGGCCCAACAGGCGGAGCTGGAGCAGAACGAAGTGGGTGATTTCGACGTGTTTGTCGGGGCGTACCAGGCAAGCATCCTGGCGATCAGTAACTAA
- a CDS encoding PaaI family thioesterase encodes MALPAGLTHSAFSELLGCRLQRLDQGVAEVALTLEPQLRNRAGKLHGGAIFSLVDIAMGLACSSAHGFDQQSATIECKINYIRAVSDGDVLCTARVIHPGRRTLVVEAEVYQDERLVAKAQGTFAVL; translated from the coding sequence ATGGCACTGCCGGCCGGCCTAACCCACAGCGCCTTCAGCGAACTGCTCGGCTGCCGCCTGCAACGCCTGGACCAGGGCGTTGCCGAGGTTGCCCTGACCCTGGAGCCACAACTGCGCAATCGCGCAGGCAAGCTCCATGGCGGGGCGATTTTCAGCCTGGTGGACATTGCCATGGGGCTGGCCTGCTCCAGTGCCCATGGTTTCGACCAGCAGAGCGCGACCATCGAGTGCAAAATCAACTACATCCGCGCCGTGTCCGACGGTGACGTGCTGTGTACCGCCCGGGTCATCCACCCCGGCCGGCGCACCCTGGTGGTCGAGGCCGAGGTGTATCAGGACGAAAGACTCGTCGCAAAAGCACAAGGCACCTTCGCTGTCCTATAG
- a CDS encoding Tex family protein, whose amino-acid sequence MDSINSRIAEELGVRPQQVEAAVALLDEGSTVPFIARYRKEVTGSLDDIQLRHLEERLRYLRELDERRVSILASIQEQGKLTPQLERDIKLADTKTRLEDLYLPYKQKRRTKGQIALEAGLGDLADGLFNDPSLTPENEAARFVDAEKGVADVKAALEGAKYILMERFAEDANLLEKLRNYLKQEATLSARVIAGKEEEGAKFRDYFEHDEPLKSMPSHRALAIFRGRNEGILSSALKVGDELPGTMHPCEGMIGQQFGIQNQNRPADKWLGEVVRWTWKVKLYTHLETDLLGELRDGAETEAINVFAHNLHDLLLAAPAGPRATLGLDPGLRTGCKVAVVDATGKLLDHATVYPHVPHNKWDQTIAILAALCAKHAVDLIAIGNGTASRETDKLALELIKKYPGMKMTKVMVSEAGASVYSASELASKEFPDLDVSIRGAVSIARRLQDPLAELVKIDPKSIGVGQYQHDVSQLKLARGLDAVVEDCVNKVGVDVNTASVALLARISGLNATLAQNIVTHRDENGAFKTRAALKKVARLGEKTFEQAAGFLRVMNGDNPLDASAVHPEAYPLVQRIAAQTDRDIRSLIGDAAFLKRLDPKKYTDETFGVPTITDILQELEKPGRDPRPEFKTAEFQEGVEDLKDLQLGMILEGVVTNVTNFGAFVDIGVHQDGLVHISALSEKFIKDPREAVKAGDVVKVKVMEVDIPRKRVGLSMRMSDTPGEKIDGARGARPGSAPRQSQNRSEAPRKETTTAAPTNNAMASLFANAKQLKKR is encoded by the coding sequence ATGGACAGCATCAACAGCCGCATCGCCGAGGAACTCGGTGTACGCCCACAACAGGTCGAAGCGGCCGTCGCTCTACTGGATGAAGGCTCCACGGTGCCCTTTATCGCCCGTTACCGTAAAGAAGTGACCGGCAGCCTCGATGATATCCAGTTGCGGCATCTGGAAGAACGCCTGCGCTATCTGCGAGAACTCGACGAACGGCGCGTCAGCATCCTCGCCAGCATCCAGGAGCAGGGCAAGCTGACCCCGCAACTTGAACGCGACATCAAGCTCGCCGACACCAAGACCCGCCTCGAAGACCTGTACCTGCCGTACAAGCAGAAGCGCCGCACCAAGGGCCAGATCGCCCTGGAAGCCGGCCTCGGCGACTTGGCCGATGGCCTGTTCAACGACCCGTCCCTGACGCCTGAAAACGAAGCCGCACGTTTTGTGGATGCCGAAAAAGGCGTCGCCGACGTCAAGGCCGCCCTCGAAGGCGCCAAATACATCCTCATGGAGCGCTTCGCCGAAGACGCCAACCTGCTGGAAAAACTGCGTAACTACCTGAAACAGGAAGCCACCCTCAGCGCCCGCGTGATCGCTGGCAAAGAGGAAGAAGGCGCCAAGTTCCGCGACTACTTCGAACACGACGAACCGCTCAAAAGCATGCCATCGCACCGTGCCCTGGCCATTTTCCGCGGTCGCAACGAAGGCATTCTCAGCTCTGCACTGAAAGTCGGCGACGAGCTGCCGGGCACCATGCACCCATGCGAAGGCATGATCGGCCAACAATTCGGCATCCAGAATCAGAATCGTCCTGCGGACAAGTGGCTCGGTGAAGTCGTGCGCTGGACCTGGAAGGTCAAGCTCTACACCCACCTGGAAACCGACCTGCTGGGCGAGTTGCGCGACGGCGCCGAAACCGAGGCGATCAACGTATTCGCCCACAACCTGCACGACCTGCTGCTGGCCGCGCCAGCCGGCCCGCGCGCGACCCTGGGCCTGGACCCGGGCCTGCGCACCGGCTGCAAGGTCGCCGTGGTCGATGCCACCGGCAAGCTGCTGGACCACGCCACCGTGTACCCACACGTGCCCCACAACAAGTGGGACCAGACCATCGCCATCCTGGCCGCCCTGTGCGCCAAGCACGCGGTAGACCTGATTGCCATCGGCAACGGCACCGCCAGCCGTGAAACCGACAAGCTGGCCCTGGAACTGATCAAAAAATACCCAGGCATGAAAATGACCAAGGTCATGGTCTCCGAGGCCGGGGCTTCGGTGTACTCGGCATCGGAACTGGCCTCCAAGGAATTCCCGGACCTCGATGTATCGATCCGTGGCGCGGTGTCCATCGCCCGTCGTTTGCAGGACCCGCTGGCCGAGCTGGTGAAGATCGACCCCAAGTCCATCGGTGTCGGCCAGTACCAGCACGACGTGTCGCAGCTGAAACTGGCGCGTGGCCTGGATGCAGTGGTGGAAGACTGCGTGAACAAGGTCGGCGTCGACGTGAACACGGCCTCGGTTGCGCTGCTGGCGCGGATTTCCGGCCTCAATGCCACCCTGGCGCAAAACATCGTCACCCATCGTGATGAAAACGGCGCATTCAAGACCCGTGCAGCACTGAAAAAAGTCGCACGCCTTGGCGAAAAAACCTTCGAGCAGGCCGCCGGGTTCCTGCGCGTCATGAACGGTGACAACCCGCTGGACGCCTCGGCAGTCCACCCGGAAGCCTACCCGCTGGTACAACGCATTGCCGCGCAAACCGACCGCGATATCCGTTCGCTGATCGGCGACGCCGCCTTCCTCAAGCGCCTGGATCCGAAGAAGTACACCGATGAAACCTTCGGCGTGCCGACCATCACCGACATCCTGCAAGAACTGGAAAAACCCGGCCGCGACCCGCGACCCGAGTTCAAGACCGCCGAGTTCCAGGAAGGCGTCGAAGACCTCAAGGACCTGCAACTGGGGATGATCCTCGAAGGCGTGGTGACCAACGTGACCAACTTCGGCGCTTTTGTAGACATCGGCGTGCATCAGGACGGTTTGGTGCACATTTCTGCGCTTTCGGAAAAGTTCATCAAGGACCCGCGCGAGGCGGTGAAGGCCGGTGATGTGGTCAAGGTCAAGGTCATGGAAGTCGATATCCCGCGCAAACGTGTGGGCCTGTCGATGCGCATGAGCGATACCCCCGGCGAGAAAATCGACGGTGCCCGAGGCGCACGCCCGGGTTCAGCGCCGCGCCAGTCGCAAAACCGCTCTGAAGCACCACGCAAGGAAACCACCACCGCAGCCCCGACCAACAACGCCATGGCTTCGCTGTTCGCCAACGCCAAGCAACTGAAAAAACGTTGA
- the ompR gene encoding two-component system response regulator OmpR, whose protein sequence is MSSTAQTAEGEKILIVDDDPGLSSLLERFFTSKGYRARAVPNTEQMDRLLGREVFNLVVLDLMLPGEDGLTACKRLRSTNNQIPIIMLTAKGDELSRIKGLELGADDYLAKPFNPDELMARVKAVLRRQAAPVPGAPGSEDESVTFGDYELSLATRELKRGEEVHMLTTGEFAVLKALVMNARQPLTRDKLMNLARGREWDALERSIDVQISRLRRMIEPDPSKPRYIQTVWGVGYVFVPDGTATK, encoded by the coding sequence ATGAGCAGCACTGCACAAACTGCTGAAGGCGAAAAAATTCTCATCGTTGATGACGATCCGGGGCTGAGCAGCCTGCTGGAGCGGTTCTTCACCTCCAAGGGTTACCGTGCCCGCGCGGTGCCGAACACCGAGCAGATGGACCGCCTGCTGGGGCGCGAGGTATTCAACCTGGTCGTGCTCGACCTGATGTTGCCGGGTGAAGACGGCCTGACGGCGTGCAAGCGCCTGCGCAGTACCAACAACCAGATCCCGATCATCATGTTGACCGCCAAGGGCGACGAGCTGAGCCGTATCAAGGGCCTGGAGCTGGGCGCCGACGATTACCTGGCCAAACCGTTCAACCCTGATGAGTTGATGGCTCGGGTCAAGGCCGTATTGCGTCGCCAGGCTGCCCCCGTACCCGGTGCCCCTGGCAGCGAAGATGAAAGCGTCACGTTTGGTGACTATGAGCTGTCGCTGGCGACCCGTGAGCTCAAGCGCGGTGAAGAAGTCCATATGCTGACGACCGGTGAATTCGCGGTACTCAAGGCGCTGGTGATGAACGCTCGCCAACCGTTGACCCGTGACAAGCTAATGAACCTGGCCCGAGGTCGTGAATGGGACGCCCTGGAGCGCTCCATCGACGTGCAGATTTCCCGTCTGCGCCGGATGATCGAGCCCGATCCGTCCAAGCCGCGTTACATCCAGACAGTGTGGGGCGTGGGTTACGTGTTTGTGCCGGATGGTACGGCAACCAAGTAA
- a CDS encoding ATP-binding protein, which yields MKTPLWFPQSFFSRTLWLVLIVVLFSKALTLVYLLMNEDVLVDRQYSHGVALTLRAYWATDPKDRDKVAAAIPLTRVVGAGVPEGEQHWPYSEIYQRQMQDELGDDTEVRLRMHVSPALWVRAPSLGDAWVKVPLYPHPLRGQKIWNVLGWFLAIGLLSTASAWIFVRQLNQPLKRLVFAARQLGQGRSVRLPISDTPSEMTEVYSAFNQMAEDVEQAGRERELMLAGVSHDLRTPLTRLRLSLELMGNHTDLTDDMVRDIEDMDAILDQFLAFIRDGRDEVVEEVDLTDLVREVVAPYNQNGEQVRMRLEPIQPFALRRVSMKRLLNNLIGNALHHAGTEVEVAAYVSGDTNAPYVVLSVMDRGAGIDPAELEGIFNPFTRGDRARGGKGTGLGLAIVRRIASMHGGNVELRNRADGGLEARVRLPLGLMLPRDAV from the coding sequence ATGAAAACCCCGCTGTGGTTCCCCCAAAGTTTCTTCTCCCGCACCCTTTGGCTGGTGCTGATCGTCGTTCTGTTTTCCAAGGCACTGACCCTCGTTTACTTGTTGATGAACGAAGATGTGCTGGTGGACCGACAGTACAGCCATGGCGTTGCCTTGACCTTGCGCGCTTACTGGGCAACCGATCCCAAGGATCGTGACAAGGTTGCGGCGGCAATTCCCTTGACCCGGGTGGTCGGCGCCGGGGTGCCGGAAGGCGAGCAGCATTGGCCCTACAGTGAAATCTACCAGCGGCAGATGCAGGACGAGCTGGGCGATGACACCGAAGTGCGCTTGCGCATGCACGTGTCGCCGGCCCTCTGGGTGCGTGCGCCGAGCCTGGGCGATGCATGGGTCAAGGTTCCACTGTACCCGCACCCGTTGCGGGGGCAGAAGATCTGGAACGTGCTCGGTTGGTTCCTGGCCATTGGTCTGCTTTCAACGGCGTCAGCCTGGATTTTCGTGCGCCAGCTCAACCAGCCGCTCAAGCGCCTGGTGTTCGCCGCCAGGCAACTGGGGCAGGGGCGTAGCGTGCGTTTGCCGATCAGCGATACGCCCAGCGAAATGACCGAGGTATACAGCGCGTTCAATCAGATGGCCGAAGATGTCGAACAGGCCGGGCGCGAGCGTGAGCTGATGCTGGCCGGGGTATCCCATGACCTGCGTACGCCGCTGACCCGTTTGCGTCTGTCCCTCGAACTCATGGGCAATCACACTGACCTTACCGATGACATGGTCCGTGATATCGAAGACATGGACGCGATTCTCGACCAGTTCCTGGCGTTTATCCGCGATGGTCGCGATGAAGTGGTGGAAGAGGTGGATCTGACCGACCTGGTACGCGAGGTCGTGGCGCCCTACAACCAGAATGGCGAGCAGGTGCGCATGCGCCTGGAACCGATCCAGCCCTTTGCCTTGCGCCGGGTCTCGATGAAGCGCCTGCTGAACAACCTGATCGGCAACGCCTTGCATCATGCGGGCACGGAGGTGGAAGTGGCCGCCTATGTGTCCGGTGATACCAACGCACCTTATGTGGTGCTGAGTGTCATGGACCGTGGCGCCGGGATCGATCCGGCGGAACTGGAAGGCATCTTCAACCCCTTCACCCGTGGCGACCGTGCCCGTGGTGGCAAAGGTACCGGCCTGGGGCTGGCAATTGTGCGGCGGATTGCTTCGATGCATGGCGGCAATGTCGAACTGCGCAACCGTGCCGATGGCGGGCTGGAAGCGCGGGTACGCTTGCCGTTGGGGCTGATGCTGCCAAGGGATGCTGTGTAA
- the rimK gene encoding 30S ribosomal protein S6--L-glutamate ligase has product MKIAVLSRNPRLYSTRRLVEAGTERGHEMVVIDTLRAYMNIASHKPQIHYRGKPLEGFDAVIPRIGASVTFYGCAVLRQFEMMGVFPLNESVAIARSRDKLRSLQLLSRRGIGLPVTGFAHSPDDIPDLIEMVNGAPLVIKVLEGTQGIGVVLCETATAAESVIEAFMGLKQNIMVQEYIKEAGGADIRCFVVGDKVIAAMKRQAKPGEFRSNLHRGGSASLIKITPEERMTALRAAKVMGLSVAGVDILRSNHGPLVMEVNSSPGLEGIETTTNKDVAGIIIQHLEKNSGPNMTRTKGKG; this is encoded by the coding sequence ATGAAGATCGCTGTGCTGTCGCGTAACCCGCGCCTGTATTCCACCCGTCGTCTGGTCGAAGCCGGCACTGAACGGGGTCATGAGATGGTGGTGATCGATACGTTGCGCGCCTATATGAACATCGCCAGTCATAAGCCGCAGATCCACTACCGGGGTAAACCACTGGAAGGCTTCGACGCGGTGATCCCGCGCATCGGTGCCTCCGTGACCTTCTATGGCTGCGCGGTATTGCGCCAGTTTGAAATGATGGGCGTGTTTCCGCTCAACGAATCGGTGGCCATTGCCCGCTCCCGGGACAAGCTGCGCTCCCTGCAACTGCTGTCGCGCCGTGGTATCGGCTTGCCGGTGACCGGTTTTGCCCATTCCCCCGATGACATTCCTGACCTGATCGAGATGGTCAACGGTGCCCCCTTGGTAATCAAGGTGCTGGAAGGTACCCAGGGCATCGGTGTGGTGCTGTGCGAAACCGCCACGGCAGCAGAGTCGGTGATCGAGGCATTCATGGGCCTCAAGCAGAACATCATGGTCCAGGAATACATCAAGGAAGCCGGCGGTGCCGATATCCGTTGCTTCGTGGTGGGGGACAAGGTCATTGCGGCGATGAAACGCCAGGCCAAGCCTGGGGAGTTTCGCTCCAACCTGCACCGGGGCGGCAGCGCCAGCCTGATCAAGATCACCCCGGAAGAACGCATGACTGCCTTGCGTGCAGCCAAGGTCATGGGGTTGAGTGTGGCAGGGGTGGATATCCTGCGCTCGAACCACGGGCCACTGGTGATGGAAGTAAATTCTTCACCGGGCCTGGAAGGGATTGAGACCACCACCAACAAGGATGTGGCGGGGATCATCATTCAGCATCTGGAGAAGAACAGCGGGCCGAACATGACCCGCACCAAAGGCAAAGGCTGA
- a CDS encoding ATP-dependent zinc protease: MTVVGLREWVALPDLGVAGLRAKIDTGASTSSLHATEIEPFERDGEKWVRFTAHLGSVVQLRHRRCEAPLVAMKTIKSSNGQAQVRYVISTTLALGDRVWRVEFTLACRKTMRYRLLLGSKALIDGQLVVNPGLKYVQDKPVFPVSTIAATGVA; this comes from the coding sequence TTGACCGTTGTCGGTCTGCGCGAATGGGTGGCACTTCCCGATCTGGGGGTGGCGGGCCTGCGCGCGAAGATCGACACCGGTGCCAGTACCTCCAGCCTGCATGCCACCGAGATCGAGCCGTTTGAACGTGACGGTGAAAAATGGGTGCGCTTCACAGCGCATCTGGGCAGCGTGGTTCAACTACGCCACCGGCGTTGCGAAGCGCCGCTGGTGGCGATGAAAACCATTAAAAGCTCCAACGGCCAGGCGCAGGTGCGCTACGTGATAAGCACCACCCTGGCCCTGGGTGATCGGGTATGGCGGGTGGAGTTCACCCTGGCTTGCCGCAAAACCATGCGTTACCGCCTGTTGCTAGGTTCCAAAGCCCTGATCGACGGCCAGTTGGTGGTCAATCCGGGGCTCAAGTACGTTCAAGACAAGCCGGTGTTCCCGGTCTCTACTATTGCTGCCACAGGTGTTGCATGA
- a CDS encoding RNA-binding S4 domain-containing protein: MAQKQEEDEKIRLDKWLWAARFYKTRALAKAAIESGKVHCRGERCKPGKEPRLGDELQIRVGFDEKTVVVQALSIVRRGAPEAQALYTETPASIAKRENAAAMRKAAALGMSTDGKPSKKQRRDLFKFRGSGSDE, encoded by the coding sequence GTGGCTCAAAAGCAGGAAGAGGACGAAAAGATCCGTTTGGACAAGTGGTTGTGGGCGGCACGTTTCTACAAGACCCGGGCCTTGGCCAAGGCCGCCATCGAGAGCGGCAAGGTGCATTGCCGTGGCGAACGCTGCAAGCCGGGCAAGGAGCCGCGCCTTGGCGACGAGTTGCAGATTCGTGTCGGGTTTGATGAGAAGACAGTGGTGGTGCAGGCGCTTTCCATCGTCCGCCGGGGCGCTCCCGAAGCGCAGGCGCTGTACACCGAAACCCCGGCAAGTATCGCCAAGCGCGAGAATGCGGCGGCCATGCGCAAGGCCGCAGCTTTGGGGATGAGTACCGACGGCAAGCCGAGCAAGAAACAGCGCCGGGATCTGTTCAAGTTTCGCGGCAGCGGCAGCGATGAGTGA
- a CDS encoding phosphatase PAP2 family protein: MNNPGLFQAKWNLGRLALCNLLALGLLCFWLWPAGQMFCVIFDEWLFHLLNDPLASNPAWLHVWAVASLRPFDAVVGVILLMLLIRGEWVFKAIEVRQAFFGFLAILLLLLFIRMLFSKLAAQMGWQHNSPSMVINGAIHMSDYFPDLEKTWELKDRSSQSFPGDHASVLLIWGMFMSVFAKRIGHVALVWGLALLFMMPRLVAGAHWGQDDYIGGVLLALLALGWGYYTPFAAKVSGRLLRVTEPVFTWLQRIAVINRLSVIRNP; encoded by the coding sequence ATGAACAATCCGGGTTTGTTCCAAGCCAAGTGGAACCTCGGGCGATTGGCCCTGTGCAATTTACTCGCTCTGGGGCTGCTGTGTTTTTGGCTATGGCCCGCGGGCCAGATGTTTTGCGTGATATTCGACGAATGGCTGTTTCATCTGCTCAACGACCCGCTGGCCAGCAACCCGGCCTGGCTGCATGTCTGGGCGGTAGCCAGCCTGCGGCCATTTGATGCGGTGGTCGGGGTGATCCTGCTGATGCTGCTGATTCGCGGTGAATGGGTGTTCAAGGCGATTGAAGTGCGCCAGGCGTTTTTCGGTTTCCTCGCGATCCTGCTGTTACTGCTGTTCATCCGCATGCTGTTTTCCAAGCTCGCCGCACAGATGGGCTGGCAGCACAACAGCCCATCAATGGTAATCAATGGGGCAATCCATATGAGCGACTACTTCCCAGACCTGGAAAAAACCTGGGAATTGAAGGACCGCTCCAGCCAGAGCTTCCCCGGTGACCATGCTTCGGTGCTGCTGATCTGGGGAATGTTCATGAGCGTGTTTGCCAAGCGCATCGGGCACGTCGCGCTGGTCTGGGGGCTGGCACTGCTGTTCATGATGCCGCGCCTGGTGGCCGGGGCGCATTGGGGGCAAGACGACTATATCGGTGGCGTGCTACTGGCCCTGTTGGCGCTGGGCTGGGGTTACTACACACCGTTTGCGGCGAAGGTTTCGGGGCGGCTGCTACGGGTGACCGAGCCTGTATTCACGTGGCTGCAACGGATAGCGGTGATCAATCGCTTGAGCGTAATCCGCAACCCCTGA